AGGCTTGGTCTCTACCCTGCTCAGTCCTTGACTTTCCAGGAACAGGGGAGGGCCTGGGTGCAGCTCCCTTACCCGAGTGTCCTTCTACATACCCCCCGCCACATGTGCATACAGCCAAGAAGCTGTGGCTTGTGGGGAGCAGGACTGCTAAGCTGGCTTGGCCCCCTTCACCCAGGTGCTGTGTTTGCTGAGGCCCCTTTCCAGGATGGCTATGACCTGACCATTGGGACGTCAGAGCGAGGCTCTGATGTGGCCTCTGCCCAGATTCCCAGCTTCAGGTGTGTCCTACCTGGGGCAGGAGCCAGGGGTGGGGGTATGGAGCCGGGAAAAGCTGTATACATTGGGTCCTGACTATGGGGACAAAAGAGCCAGAGACTGTGGTCAGTGGGCCCTAGTGGACAATCATTGATAACTTCTCCTGTGGGTGTTAGGCATGTGCTTGTGGTGTTTGGGGGCCTCCAGGGGCTGGAAGCTGGAGTGGATGCTGACCCCAACCTAGAGGTGGCTGAACCCAGTGTCCTCTTCGACCTGTATGTCAACAcctgccctggccagggcagCCGTACCATCCGCACAGAGGTGAGCCCACCCGCCCCCTGCCACTGGGGGCCTCAGGAtcaggggtgggggtagggggaatCATAGCTTTCTTCCTGGAGCCCACCCCCACCTAAGGCTGCCTTCTCTGGAGATGGGCCCCTCACCCCCTGGGCCTCCTTCTATAGCAGTCTTGTGCTGTGGACAGCGAGACACGAGTGCAGCTGCAAGTTAGGAGTCCTGTGTGTTCATGCCAGTCTTGGGCTCCCAGGCTGGGTGGCCCACTCAACCCTGCCCCGGTTCCCTGTGACATTCTCAAGGACCTCCCTTGCACCTCTGGTAGCCATGTGTAGCTACTTGGTCCTGGGTGTCATGGAACCTGTGCCCCCACTTTCAGGGTCAGCTTGGAACACTGCTATGCACACTCTTCCATTGTCCTATCAGTCTCAAAGGGATGTTCCCAACAGGTGGACCACCCCAGTCTACCTGTCCCTGAGGCTCTGCCCAGACCAGCTGCAATGAGCCTGCCAGCCATACCCCAGTAAGAATCTGGGCTCCCATGCCTGACCCTTCTTCCCTGCCCAGGAAAGGGGCATTATTACTATCCTCcccgttttacagaagaggagaCTGAGGTACAGGCTATGCCCCTCACTAAGTGGCAGATCTACAGTGTGGACATGGGCTGTATCCTGGGTGGTCAGGCACCTGCCAGCCTCCCAGGCCCTAGCCCATTGCCACATTCTTGTCCTAGGAAGCCATCCTCATCTCTCTGGCCGCCCTGCAGCCTGGCCTCACCCAGGCGGGTACCCAGCCCACCTGACAGTTCATTTGCGTCCAAAGCAGCAGTGAAGCAGCAACAAAAGCAggagttcctgtgggtcaccaaAGATGGATACACCAAcacttgtctccaaaaataaccacttttaatgcaatcccagCCCCACATGCCACAGTCTCACTGGGCTGCCACCCTCACTTGCTGCCAGCAGTGATGGCCTTGAGGCTGCCTCCCCGCGCCAGGATATTTGGCACGAAGAGCAGCCCGGAGGCCCTCTCAATGCTCTCGATGGGCACCAGGAAGCGTTCCAGCGGGATGGTCTCATCCACAGGCGCATTGGGCATCACATAGGAGCGGAGTTCGATCTGCCCACCCATTGCCTCCAGGATGAGCACCTTGAAGAAGTGCGTGGGCACTGCCACATGGTTCTTGCCAATCACCTGGTACTTCACATAGGATTTCCCATCAGCCTCTGTCCTGTGGGCAGACCCACGCACACATGGGGAAGAGAGCCAGGTTGAACCCAAAGCCACCTTCTCCAGGAAGTCCTCCCTGATCTTAGGCTTCTGTCAGCAGGCAGGGCCACTCCCTCACTGTGAGATTCTGTGTCCTCCCTGGCTCCTTGCAGCTGGGAGCTCTTTCTGGGGTGGAGACTCTTTCCTCTGGTTTTTCTCATGCCCAACAGTGGGTCAGGCAGGATGCATAACAATAAATGTTGCTGAAAGAACTGAGTAACTTCTAAATAATCACATTCATCTGTGCAGATGCTTGTTTACTACCTGTCCCTTCCTGTGGAAGTAATCACCAAGTGGACAAGGACCCAGCATAGAGCCTGACACATAGCACCTGGAAGGTGCCAGGACACGGGAGGGGCAGCTGACAAGCTTCCCCAAGCAGTCTCCTGTTTCACTTGCTAGTGAGAGTTTATTAGCATCTCCAGCAACCTCCTGGCCATTCTGTGCGGAGCCCTTGCCATGGGCGAAGCCCTGGGCTAAGCATGTGGTATCTGCCATCCCTCTCAGCCCCCAGTGACTGTGAGgtcacaggcttttttttttttttttttttttgagacagtcttactgtatcaccctcagtagagtactgtgacgtcacagttcacagcaacctccagctcctgggcttaggcgattctcttgcctcggcctcccaagtaactgggactacaggtgcctgccacaatacctggctattttgttgttgcagttcggcctgggccaggttcgaacccaccaccctcagtatatggggccagtgctctacccactgagcacaggtgctgccctgaggtcacaggttttatctccattttgcagggGAGGATATTGAGGTCATTTGCCCACAGCACCAAGGGGCTAGGTGATAGGGCCTGGATTCCCTCCCAGCCTGCTGACTGCCCAGTCCCCATCTTAAGTGGGACTTAAGAAAAATCACTGAGTATTCCCAGAGGAGATCAGTCCCTTCCACCAGGGAGGCAGGGCTGCCACAGGACAAATATGGAGCTGGGCCAGGCTGATCTTAGTTGAAACTCTGGCTCCAGGGGAGAGTGGGGGAAGAAAGTGCAGCAAGCAGAACTGGTGCATCAGCATCCTCCAGGGTCTCCATCTGGGCAAAAGCCAGGGTTGGGTGGGCATGACGAGAACTGATGAGGGAGAAGCAAGGCCTGATTGAGGGCCTGCTGCCTCTGGGCAGAGGAGGCATGATCCAGGTGGCAATACCCCACAGGTTTCTGGCTATGCAAAAGGaatggggaggctaaggcaggaaaacAGACTTGCCAAGAAAGCAGAGCAGTGACCTGATACTGACCCGGGTCTGGGCAAGCCCGGTGCATGCATGGCAAGAAAGGACTTCAGTAAGTGGGACGCCCTGCCACCCTCTGACCCTGGTCTCGGCCTCACCTGGGCAGGAACAGCGGCCCTGTGCAGACATAGACGTTTTGGTAGGTGCGGGTCAGACTGCGGCTGTACTTCTCCAAGTTGTTCCAGGCATTCTGGTTGAGGTGGGGCACCTGTTGGACAGGTGGGGCTCAGTGGGCCTGTGACTGAAACCTTCCCCGTTCTATCATAGGGCTGCCCTGAGTTCTGAGGGAGTGGGCACGCTAGTGGGGGACTAGAACAAGGAAACTTAGGCTTAAGggcatgagggtggagcctgggctgggctgaTGTGTTGGCCACCCCTCCTGCACTCCCCAGGTCTCAGTCTCAGCTCAAATGAGCAGCAGGAGGAATGAGCACACCTCTCCCTTTCAGAGAGAATCTGAAGGTAGTCCCCGGTGCCCAGGCGCTCACAAGAAGGCCAGACCTCCCAACAACCAACCCTGTCCTAGTCTAGGCTGAGCTAGGAGCAGCGCCTGCTGGGAGTGTTATGAATCTGCCTCCTCCCTTGAGCTCCCGAACAAAGGAAAATGAGTAGAGGACTGAGCCCCTGGGAGGGAAGTTGGGGAAGTCAGGGTTGGAGGCTGCTACTCCACAGGTTTCAGCCAAGCCCCACCTCAGACTCCATCACGGATGCCAGGCCCTGCTGGGAACAGGCCTGGACTTAGGGTGGCTAGACCCAGGTGCACAGTAACTGGCACAAACATCCCGATGGTGCCTGGTGTCTTCTACCTGCTTTGAGGCAAGCAGGGTAAGACATGGCTGAAGGCTCATGCCCCTCCAGACTGGATTCTCTTCCTGTTGTATGACACTGGGCAACGATGTCTCTCTGAGGCTCATTTCCCTCCTTGCAGCTAATAATGAGCCAGGAAGAGTGCTCATTACTTTTACACGCACTTTCTTCAGTATACcgagaaactgaagctcaggaagGGGCCGGGGACTCAGGGTTCGAGTGCCAGCCATGATCGGACTCAACAGCCTGCGTCCCCAGGGCTCCTCCCTCCCGCCCAGGGCGCACCGCGTGATCAGAGGGGCCTGATCTCGAGCGCACGCTCGGAAGCTCCTCCATTCTGCGGAAGAACAACCGAGGTCCGGGAGGCCTGACGCCGGCCCCACGTTCAGCGATCGGACTGGGGCGCGGGCGCTACCTGGGGCGCGATGTTGCTCAGGTAGAAAGTGTCGTCCACAGCCTTCTGGCTCCAGCGGTGGTTGGCGGCGGCGGCGAGGTGGCCACGGTCGAAGCCGCTGCCGCGATAGTCGGCATTGGTGGCGCGGTGGTAGACGTGCACCGAGTCATCCTCGCGGAAGTCGCACGAGCGGCGATCGCCGTCACCACGGAGCCGCTCGGGCCGCAGCTGCTCGACCACCCAGAGAGCGCCGCGGGTGCGCGGGTCGTAGCACAGCACGTAGGACTCGCGGCTCTTGAGCTGCGCCAGTCCGGGCAGCCCATACTTGGCCAGCTCGCCCGGGCCGCGGCCCGCCGGTCCCCCGGGCACAGCGGGCACCTCCGCCGCTGCCACCACTGGCAACACCGGCAACCGACCCAGAAGCCCCGGCGCCGCCTGCACATCCGCCCGCCGCTGCCGCCAGCCCTCTGCAGCCGCACCCAGCCCCGCGCCCAGCGCCAGGCTCAGACCGGTCCGCAGGGCACGCATGGCCGAGAGCACCGCTGGCCCCCGCCGGGACCCAAGGCGGCCCCACTGGCGGAGGGCGCTGCCACAGGCGTTGTTGCACCCGAGACACTTTAAGGAGCCGCGCCGCGGGGGCCACCGCGGAGAAGGGGCCCCCGGGAACGACCTTCTCTTACAGTCGCAAACGCCTCCCAAGTCCCGGCGCTCTAAACCACAGGAGGCGGGACCGACCTCAGCACGTCCCCAGGTCCCTTTCTTTGCCCTTTTAAGCTGAGGGGCGGGGCTGAGGGACGAGGCACTGCCTCAGCTCTGGATTGGCCGCAGGGGTCGGGGACGCTCCTCCTCTGTGCCCAGGGACCACCGGCTTAAAGAGCAACCGATGGTGGAAAACTACTCTAAAGCGCTTTGACGACTTCGTTTAATCCTCAAAACCGCCCTAAGAGAGGTCGCATAGTTAGCAGAGCAAGGACAGACCCAAGATCTGTCTGACCCTCAGCATGTCGTCCGATTCTTTACATTCTAAGTAAGATAAGCTCCAATCCTACTAGATTGGCAAAGGTTTTTATATTAACACCAGCTTGAGGACAAGGATGCTGTcagcactgctggttggaatagAAACCTGGCATTAGGAATCCGGAAAGCAGCTTGACAGAATGTATGAAGTCTTGAAAGTTTCATACACATAGAAATCTGAGATGGGGAAATCAAAAAGGCAAGCCCTTCAAACACGAACATTCATTATAGCATTACTTACACTAGAGGATGAAATAAGCAAGAGATTCAGAAATAGGGACtggttaaaaacatttttagcatATTAGGTACAAAAGTATTCAGCccgtaaaaatatatatatatatatatatatattttttttttttttgtagagacagagtctcactttatggccctcggtagagtgccatggcatcacacagctcacagcaacttccaactcctgggcttaagcgattctcttgcctcagcctcgcgagtagctgggactacaggcgcccgccacaacgcccagctattttttggttgcagttcagcagaggCCGggtacccgccaccctcggtatatggggccggtgccttaccgactgagccacaggcaccgcccccataaaaatattttttaatcatacaGCAATTTGCCGCAATGAACATAGGAATGTAGATAACTTTAACATATTGATTTCAAAGCCTTTTGATATATACACCCAGAAGTAGGATTATTTAATCATATggaagttcttaatttttttttttctttttgagacagagtctcactatttcgccctgagtagagtaccagggcgtcacagctcacagcaacctcaaaactgtcaggcttaagcaattctcttgcctcagcctcctgagtagctgggactacaggcacccactgcaacacccatctattttttggttgcagttgtcattgttgtttggcaggccagggtcgggttcaaacccaccagccctggtgtacgtggccagcgctctagccattgagctacaggtgccgagccttattcatttattgagacagagtctcattctattaccgaggctagagtgccatggtgtcagcttagttcacagcaacctcaaactcctgggttcaagcaatccttctgccttatctctcagttagctgggactataagttgCCCGGCAtgacacctgcctaatttttctgttttcagtagagatggggggtctcacttttactcaggctggtcttgaactcctgaagtcaagggttcttcccacctcagcctcccagaatgctaggattgtaagTTCAAGCCACTGTACTGggccagaaaaatatttttagataaatatagtctaagtgtacagtgtttttttttttttttttttttcagtttttggccagggctgggcttgaacccaccacctccggcatatggggacggtgccctactcctttgagccacaggtgccgcccagtgtaCAGTGTTTTAATGTCTACAGTAATGTATAGTAGTATCACatgccttcacattcactcaccatgCACTGACTCACACAGAGGAACTTACAATACTGTAGGCTCGTCATAGTAAACGCCTTATATAGATGTGccatcatttatcttttttttttcctagaaacagagtctcattatgttgtcctccgtagagtgctgtgtcttcacagccacagcaacctcaaactcttgggctcaagcgattctcttgcctcagcctcctgagcagctgagactaaaggtgcccgccacaatgtccagctattttcttgttgtagttgtcattattgtttagcaggcccaggccaggcttgaacctgcccagcctcggtgcatgtggctggcgccataacaaCTGTgcaacaggcaccgagccagaagtTCTTAGTTTTCTGAGGAGcctccatacagttttccataatggccagACCAATTTACAGACCCAAAGTCAGTGTACTATACTGACTGTACTGTACAAAGGTGTTCCAAGGCCAGTCATGATGGCTCACaactgtgatcctagcactctggcaggacaacatgggtggattgcttgaactcaggagttcaagactagcccgaGCAAGAGAGCAATACCCAGTCtgtaaaaataaccaggcgtggTCGCTAACACCTGtcttcccagctacctgggaggctgaggcaagagaatcacttgagcgtaagtttgggattgctgtgatctatgatgccaggacattctactgagggtgacaaagacagactgtctcaaaaaaaaaaaggtgttcccttttcaacacatcttttttttttttcttgttgagacagactctcactgtaccgccctctgtagagtgctatggcgtcgcacggctcacagcaacctccggctcttgggcttacgcgattctcttgcctcagactctcaagcaggtgggactacaggcgcccgccacaatgtccagctattttatttgtttgtttgcagtttggccggggcgggttccAACTGGCTACCCTCGgaatatgaggccggcaccctactcactgagccacaggtgccaccctcaacgcatcttttatttactttgattGTTTGAGACTGGATGGTCTAGCTCTTGTTTTCCAGGCTAGCATACAGTGGCAGAATCACAGCTTCCTGCAACcacaaactcatgggcttaaagTGATCgaactgcctcagccttccaactagctgggactacagacatacaTCACCATGCCCAGACTCCATGCCCTtgacacttgttatcttttgtctttttttttttttgagacagaatctcactgtcaccctcggtagagtactgtggcatcacagctcacaccaacctcaaactcctgggcttaagcgactctcttgcctcagcctcccaagtagatgggactacaggcacctgccacaatatccagctatcttttgttgcagctgtcatggttgtttagcaggcctgggccaggctcgaacccaccagcctcagtatttgtggctggcaacctactcactaagctacaggcactgagcttatCTTCTGTCTTTCTGATAATAGCcatcagagtgagggtggggtagtatttcattttggttttaatttgcctttcctgATAGTCTGTgccattgagcatttttttcatgtatttattggccatttttataccttcttttaagaaatgtccaatgtccatacaggcttggcacctgtggctcaagcggctaaggcaccagccacatacacccgagctggcgggtttgaatccagcccaggcccaccaaacaacgacagctgcaaccaaaaaaaaaatagctgtgcgttgtggcgggcgcctgtagtcccagctacttgggaggcagagacagaagaatcgcttcagcccaggagttggaggttgctgtgagctgtgtgatgccacggcactctacccagggccataaagtgaaactctgtctctacaaaaaaaaaaaaacccttctcaGATGTATGACTCCCAAATACAGTCATGTGTTGCTTAATAATGGAATACATTCTGAAAAATGTTAGGCGATTTTGTTGGGTATCTCATAGAATATACTTACAAAAATTTAAGTGGTATAACCTACTGCACACCTATGATATATGGTACAGCCTGTCACTCCTAAGCCACAAAGCTGTAAAAAGCTGTAGagcatgttactatactgaatacaATGGTatttgtgaggccacggcactctaccaagggaacatagtgggactctgtctcaaaaaaagaaaaaacaaacaaaaaaaccctgtacACTtagactatatttatttattatcattattattattgtagtcTAGGTGCCACCCTAgactatatttatttaaaaatatttttctggccCAGAACAGTGGCTtgaacctataatcctagcattctggatgCCGAGGTGGGAAGAatccttgaattcaggagttcaagaccagcctgagcaaaattgagacccctatctctactaaaaacagaaaaattaggcaggtgtcatgctgggcacttatagtcccagctaactggaagataaggcaggagaattgcttgaacccaagagtttgaggttgctgttaactaagctgacaccacggcactctagcctgggtaacagaatgagactcagtctcaaaaaataactaactaaataaattaggcttggcacctgtagctcaatggctaaggcattggccacatacaccagggctggtgtgtttgaacccg
This region of Nycticebus coucang isolate mNycCou1 chromosome 2, mNycCou1.pri, whole genome shotgun sequence genomic DNA includes:
- the ENDOG gene encoding endonuclease G, mitochondrial; its protein translation is MRALRTGLSLALGAGLGAAAEGWRQRRADVQAAPGLLGRLPVLPVVAAAEVPAVPGGPAGRGPGELAKYGLPGLAQLKSRESYVLCYDPRTRGALWVVEQLRPERLRGDGDRRSCDFREDDSVHVYHRATNADYRGSGFDRGHLAAAANHRWSQKAVDDTFYLSNIAPQVPHLNQNAWNNLEKYSRSLTRTYQNVYVCTGPLFLPRTEADGKSYVKYQVIGKNHVAVPTHFFKVLILEAMGGQIELRSYVMPNAPVDETIPLERFLVPIESIERASGLLFVPNILARGGSLKAITAGSK
- the SPOUT1 gene encoding putative methyltransferase C9orf114 homolog isoform X8 translates to MSPISLSRTVEGEFTGVGKKGQACVQLARILQYLECPQYLRKAFFPKHQDLQFAGLLNPLDSPHHMRQDEESEFREGIVVDRPTRPGHGSFVNCGMKKEVKIDKNLEPGLRVTVRLNQKQLPECKTYRGKVVSSQDPRTKAGLYWGYTVRLASCLSAVFAEAPFQDGYDLTIGTSERGSDVASAQIPSFRHVLVVFGGLQGLEAGVDADPNLEVAEPSVLFDLYVNTCPGQGSRTIRTEVDHPSLPVPEALPRPAAMSLPAIPQKPSSSLWPPCSLASPRRVPSPPDSSFASKAAVKQQQKQEFLWVTKDGYTNTCLQK